A DNA window from Polyangiaceae bacterium contains the following coding sequences:
- a CDS encoding response regulator, which yields MSQSRKQIGRILLAQRAVTPEQLEQALNQGGGRLASRLAESGTITDTEALKALSEQHGIPGIDLAQICLRLEDLDLLPREIAEKHLILPVLVRDDRLFVAMANPREKKVLDELEFVTGKKVYPYVSLEGVMARVIQEAYTRKMEGQAYYVGPACPTEVLERIGIDREGQLLGAADLGAPSIPPDSLATGGEAPLSAPGVVVDDAVGRISRNDEIEDDEFGDMSRELSVVAELPEHLLGGDGAPDGKTVLIVDDEADIRKMLKRLLATRGYRVLEADRGLLALRLVKEHRPDLIILDAMLPEVHGFEIARRIKGSARYGRIPIIMVSAVYRGWRYAEDLKQSCGVDHFIEKPFRIADVIAAVETSLNSDAAPVSSAPVDASAEVERVLEAGVRAYKAGRVDEAVEYLQRGVRIDPLAYRLHFHLGLLYGKQGKVYEAISELETAVEINAGHFAAVKNLAILYQKAGFRNKATETWERALAIAPDEPTRASIKQHLLNLL from the coding sequence ATGAGCCAAAGCAGAAAGCAGATCGGCAGAATCCTGCTGGCTCAACGCGCTGTCACGCCGGAGCAATTGGAGCAGGCCCTGAATCAGGGAGGTGGGCGCCTTGCCTCGCGCCTGGCGGAGTCGGGGACGATCACGGACACCGAGGCGCTCAAGGCGCTCAGCGAGCAGCATGGTATTCCCGGGATCGATCTCGCCCAGATCTGCTTGCGCCTCGAAGATCTGGACTTGTTGCCGCGAGAGATCGCCGAAAAGCACCTGATCCTACCGGTGCTGGTACGGGACGATCGGCTTTTCGTCGCGATGGCGAATCCCCGCGAGAAAAAGGTCTTGGACGAGTTGGAGTTCGTCACGGGGAAGAAGGTGTATCCCTACGTCTCCCTCGAGGGCGTGATGGCGCGCGTGATTCAGGAAGCCTACACGCGCAAGATGGAGGGCCAGGCGTACTACGTGGGGCCCGCGTGTCCAACGGAGGTGCTGGAGCGGATCGGGATCGATCGCGAGGGTCAGCTGCTCGGCGCGGCTGACCTGGGCGCGCCATCGATTCCTCCCGACTCCCTGGCGACGGGCGGGGAAGCGCCACTCTCCGCTCCCGGCGTCGTGGTCGATGATGCCGTGGGGCGAATCTCGCGCAACGACGAAATCGAGGACGACGAGTTCGGCGACATGTCGCGCGAGCTATCCGTGGTGGCAGAGTTGCCCGAGCATCTGTTGGGCGGCGACGGCGCGCCGGACGGAAAAACGGTGCTCATCGTCGACGACGAGGCGGACATCCGCAAGATGCTCAAGCGCTTGCTGGCCACGCGCGGGTATCGCGTGCTGGAAGCGGACCGAGGATTGCTCGCCTTGCGCTTGGTCAAGGAGCATCGCCCGGACTTGATCATCTTGGACGCCATGCTGCCGGAAGTGCATGGATTCGAGATCGCACGCCGCATCAAGGGCAGCGCACGCTACGGACGTATCCCCATCATCATGGTCAGCGCAGTCTACCGCGGGTGGCGCTACGCCGAGGACTTGAAGCAGAGCTGCGGCGTGGATCACTTCATCGAGAAACCCTTCCGTATCGCCGACGTGATCGCGGCGGTGGAGACGTCGCTGAACTCGGATGCGGCGCCGGTGAGTAGCGCGCCCGTCGACGCCAGCGCGGAAGTGGAGCGGGTGTTGGAGGCTGGGGTGCGCGCGTACAAGGCGGGGCGTGTCGACGAGGCCGTGGAGTATCTCCAGCGCGGGGTGCGTATCGACCCGCTGGCGTACCGCCTGCACTTTCACCTGGGCTTGCTCTACGGCAAGCAAGGCAAGGTCTACGAAGCGATCAGCGAGCTGGAAACCGCGGTCGAGATCAACGCGGGTCACTTTGCCGCTGTGAAGAATCTGGCAATCCTCTATCAGAAGGCCGGCTTCAGGAACAAAGCCACCGAAACCTGGGAGCGAGCCCTGGCCATCGCCCCGGACGAGCCCACGCGGGCGTCGATCAAGCAACATTTGCTGAATCTGCTGTGA
- a CDS encoding ATP-grasp domain-containing protein, with translation MKKLRIIVLMHEDLVPPETVDGYTDKEINEWATEYDVLAGLSKLGHDVYSVGVGSDLGAIRGAFRETNAHVAFNLLVHFHGVAVYDQHVVSYMELLKKPYTGCNPRGLMLARDKALSKRLLAAHRIRVPKFHVFPRGRRGRKPKHLEYPLLVKSVNEEASLGISQASLVQSDAKLAERVEFMQDTFGVDVIVEEFIEGRELYVGVMGNQRLVTFPVWEMPFDELPEGTPHIATAKVKFDLDYQKKYRIKTHRAVGLTPEQESEIARVAKRCYRALSLSGYARMDLRLGNDGNIYLLEANPNPDLKYGEDFAESAHDAGVSYPQLLQRVVGLGVSYQAEWKKSEVV, from the coding sequence ATGAAGAAACTGCGCATCATCGTCTTGATGCACGAGGACCTCGTGCCGCCGGAAACCGTCGATGGCTATACGGACAAGGAGATCAACGAGTGGGCCACCGAGTACGACGTGCTCGCGGGGCTCTCCAAGCTGGGGCACGACGTCTACTCCGTGGGAGTCGGCAGCGACCTGGGTGCCATTCGCGGGGCGTTCCGTGAGACCAACGCCCACGTCGCCTTCAATCTGCTCGTGCACTTTCATGGCGTGGCCGTCTACGACCAGCACGTGGTCAGCTACATGGAGCTGCTGAAGAAGCCCTACACCGGCTGCAACCCGCGAGGGCTGATGCTGGCGCGGGACAAGGCCCTGTCCAAGCGCCTGCTCGCGGCCCATCGCATTCGCGTGCCCAAGTTCCACGTCTTTCCTCGGGGGCGGCGGGGACGCAAACCGAAGCACCTGGAGTATCCGCTGCTGGTCAAGAGCGTGAACGAGGAGGCCAGCCTCGGCATCTCTCAGGCTTCCTTGGTGCAGTCCGATGCGAAGCTGGCCGAGCGCGTCGAGTTCATGCAGGACACCTTCGGCGTGGACGTGATCGTCGAGGAGTTCATCGAGGGCCGAGAACTCTACGTTGGAGTGATGGGCAACCAGCGCCTGGTGACCTTCCCGGTGTGGGAAATGCCCTTCGACGAGCTACCCGAGGGCACGCCCCACATCGCCACCGCCAAAGTGAAGTTCGATCTGGACTACCAGAAGAAGTACCGCATCAAGACCCATCGCGCGGTCGGCCTCACTCCCGAGCAAGAATCGGAAATCGCCCGCGTCGCGAAGCGCTGCTACCGCGCTCTGTCTCTGTCGGGCTACGCACGAATGGATCTTCGCCTCGGCAACGACGGCAACATCTACCTGCTCGAGGCGAACCCCAACCCCGACTTGAAGTACGGCGAGGATTTCGCGGAAAGCGCGCACGACGCGGGCGTGAGCTACCCGCAGTTGCTGCAGCGCGTGGTTGGCCTGGGCGTGTCCTACCAGGCAGAGTGGAAGAAGAGCGAGGTCGTCTGA
- a CDS encoding sigma-54 dependent transcriptional regulator, translating to MTELQGKAVPNKTEDPRAAGRTSQAAPSPAGKILVVDDQRNMRTTLAMMLRGGGFDVDEAADGTQGRELGTTGAYDVVITDLRMGEHDGIDVLRAVKEAQPMTEVIVMTAYGTIESAVEAMRFGAFDYIQKPFTEQELIVKVTKAIESRRLQGQMRLFAQEFKERYHFENIVGRSQAVQDVLTRVSKIAATDAIVLITGESGTGKELIARAVHANSKRADRPFVTVNCAAITETLLESELFGHARGAFSGAVSARKGLFEEADGGTFFFDEIAETTPSFQAKLLRAIQEGEVRRVGENKSLKVDIRVVAATNVDLARAVEERSFRQDLYYRLNVARFHLPPLRERREDIPLLVDFFLEKYGRKMKVRAELGDGVIDRLLTYDYPGNVRELENMVEQAVALAAGAPITVDDILPQAPRQPAPGAERTLADIVDEAERVAVLDALRAHDGSRERAAEALNISPTTLWRKMTRLGITYEDR from the coding sequence TTGACCGAGCTGCAAGGGAAAGCCGTGCCGAACAAGACCGAAGACCCTCGAGCCGCAGGCCGCACCAGCCAGGCAGCGCCGAGCCCTGCGGGCAAAATCCTGGTCGTGGACGACCAGCGCAACATGCGCACGACCTTGGCCATGATGTTGCGTGGTGGCGGCTTCGACGTCGATGAAGCTGCCGATGGCACCCAGGGGCGCGAGCTCGGGACGACGGGGGCCTACGACGTGGTCATCACCGACCTGCGCATGGGCGAGCACGACGGCATCGACGTCTTGCGCGCGGTGAAAGAGGCCCAGCCGATGACCGAGGTCATCGTGATGACCGCCTACGGCACCATCGAAAGCGCGGTAGAGGCCATGCGCTTCGGCGCTTTCGACTACATCCAGAAGCCCTTCACGGAGCAGGAGCTGATCGTGAAGGTGACCAAGGCGATCGAGAGTCGGCGCCTGCAAGGGCAGATGCGGCTCTTCGCCCAAGAGTTCAAGGAGCGCTACCACTTCGAGAACATCGTCGGCCGCTCCCAAGCGGTGCAAGACGTGTTGACGCGCGTCAGCAAGATCGCCGCCACCGACGCCATCGTGCTCATCACCGGAGAGAGCGGCACGGGCAAGGAGTTGATCGCACGCGCCGTGCACGCCAACAGCAAACGCGCGGATCGCCCCTTCGTCACCGTCAACTGCGCGGCGATCACGGAGACCCTGCTCGAGAGTGAGCTCTTCGGCCACGCCCGAGGCGCCTTCTCTGGCGCCGTGTCCGCGCGCAAAGGGCTGTTCGAGGAGGCCGACGGCGGAACCTTCTTTTTCGACGAGATCGCCGAAACCACACCTTCCTTTCAGGCCAAGCTGCTGCGCGCCATTCAAGAGGGCGAGGTCCGACGGGTCGGAGAGAACAAGTCGCTGAAGGTCGACATTCGCGTCGTGGCTGCCACCAATGTCGACCTCGCGCGAGCGGTGGAGGAGCGGAGCTTTCGCCAGGACCTGTATTACCGACTGAACGTCGCACGCTTCCACTTGCCGCCGCTGCGCGAGCGCCGGGAGGACATCCCCCTGCTGGTCGACTTCTTCCTGGAGAAGTACGGGCGCAAGATGAAGGTGCGGGCAGAGCTAGGGGACGGCGTCATCGACCGCCTACTCACCTACGACTACCCGGGGAACGTCCGCGAACTGGAGAACATGGTGGAGCAGGCCGTGGCGCTGGCGGCAGGTGCCCCCATCACCGTCGACGACATCTTGCCCCAGGCACCGCGTCAGCCCGCTCCAGGGGCGGAGCGCACTCTGGCGGACATCGTGGACGAAGCGGAACGCGTCGCGGTGCTGGACGCGCTGCGCGCCCACGATGGCAGCCGCGAGCGCGCGGCCGAAGCCCTGAACATCAGCCCGACCACTTTGTGGCGCAAGATGACTCGCCTCGGCATCACCTACGAGGATCGCTGA
- the tgt gene encoding tRNA guanosine(34) transglycosylase Tgt: protein MIRFELLKTDGHARRGLLHTNHGVLPTPLFMPVGTAASVKALDSADVEATGARMLIMNTYHLWLRPGPEVVRLHGGLHGFSRWPHAIATDSGGFQAFSLAERVKLSEEGFEFSSHLDGTRLHLSPEVSMQVQAALGSDIAMQLDVCPPGQAPDAEMAEAVLRTTRWAKRCLAARDPEQALFGIIQGGTHVERRLAHARELSALPFDGLALGGFSVGEPNESMHATLRKVAPLLDPARPHYLMGVGTPADLLRAIAQGIDIFDCVMPTRNARNGQVFTPDGKIVIKHAKHRYDLAPLDESCPCSTCRSGLSRSYLRHLFIAGELSAYRYLSLHNLTFYARLVQQAREAIELGRFADFAQDALAKMAPAT, encoded by the coding sequence ATGATTCGCTTCGAGCTGCTGAAGACCGACGGCCACGCACGGCGTGGGCTACTGCATACGAACCACGGCGTGCTGCCCACGCCGCTGTTCATGCCTGTCGGCACCGCCGCCTCGGTCAAGGCCCTGGACTCGGCCGACGTCGAGGCCACGGGCGCGCGCATGTTGATCATGAACACCTACCACCTCTGGCTACGCCCCGGACCCGAGGTCGTCCGGCTGCACGGAGGCTTGCACGGTTTTTCGCGCTGGCCCCACGCCATCGCCACGGATTCGGGTGGGTTTCAGGCGTTCTCGCTGGCGGAACGCGTGAAGCTCAGCGAAGAGGGCTTCGAGTTCTCTTCGCACCTGGATGGCACTCGGCTGCACCTCAGCCCCGAGGTCAGCATGCAGGTGCAGGCGGCCCTCGGCTCGGACATTGCGATGCAGCTCGACGTCTGCCCACCCGGCCAGGCACCCGACGCGGAGATGGCGGAAGCCGTGTTGCGCACCACGCGCTGGGCAAAGCGTTGCCTTGCAGCGCGCGATCCAGAGCAAGCGCTCTTCGGCATCATCCAGGGAGGCACGCACGTCGAGCGTCGCTTGGCTCACGCCCGCGAACTGTCCGCCTTGCCCTTCGACGGCCTGGCCCTAGGCGGCTTCAGCGTGGGCGAACCCAACGAGAGCATGCACGCCACCTTGCGCAAAGTCGCCCCGCTGCTGGATCCAGCGCGTCCCCACTACTTGATGGGCGTCGGCACTCCTGCAGATCTGCTGCGGGCCATCGCCCAGGGCATCGACATCTTCGACTGCGTGATGCCCACACGCAACGCCCGAAATGGCCAGGTGTTCACGCCCGACGGCAAGATCGTGATCAAACACGCGAAGCATCGCTACGACCTCGCGCCCCTCGACGAGAGCTGCCCGTGTTCGACCTGTAGGAGTGGGCTCAGCCGCTCCTACCTACGACATCTATTCATCGCCGGCGAACTCAGCGCGTATCGTTATCTCTCGCTGCACAACCTGACGTTCTACGCGCGACTCGTGCAGCAAGCGCGTGAAGCCATCGAACTCGGTCGCTTCGCCGACTTCGCCCAGGACGCTTTGGCGAAAATGGCGCCTGCAACCTGA
- a CDS encoding ferritin-like domain-containing protein, which translates to MKLRTSLGVFRASVLLALGLPATACSGDSTSDGAAGKVRPCTNSQPVSGKAHLEQCDEGFVHRTTPAQCQSQLPRPDACTPTVAGSESCSMDADCTEHPHGQCGIYGQLTECACQYGCVTDADCAAGQLCECGSPVGACVQATCRTDADCAGGALCVQTSLQKCGPWGYACQTPNDACTEDADCDPGQLCAMDGNSRKCLQNDCPVAGRPFFVEAEARVAAVEPREDWSRPLTDLALPVAEADRHALAAHWARVGQMEHASVAAFARFALQLLALGAPAELAIDTQQAMADEIRHAEACFGLASAYAQRALGPGTLNVDDALMPTDAAAIVRLTFREGCVGESAAAHEVREAAAQSEDPALRAMLEGIAADEERHALLAWRFVKWALVRFGAPVRAAVEAEVRGLQGEAEQRPGQDPLAAHGVLSEDTRLFLRQQAVRELVLPCAAALLADAGETVARV; encoded by the coding sequence ATGAAGCTCAGGACCTCACTGGGAGTGTTTCGCGCCAGCGTGCTGTTGGCTCTCGGACTGCCCGCCACGGCTTGCAGCGGCGACAGCACCAGCGACGGCGCAGCCGGCAAGGTCCGGCCTTGCACCAACTCTCAGCCCGTGAGCGGCAAGGCGCACTTGGAGCAGTGTGACGAGGGGTTCGTGCACCGCACGACTCCGGCGCAGTGCCAAAGCCAGCTGCCGCGGCCCGACGCGTGCACCCCGACGGTGGCGGGCTCCGAGTCGTGCTCCATGGATGCCGACTGCACCGAACATCCCCACGGACAGTGCGGCATCTACGGCCAGCTCACTGAGTGCGCGTGCCAGTACGGCTGCGTCACGGACGCAGATTGTGCGGCCGGCCAACTGTGCGAGTGTGGCTCGCCGGTTGGCGCCTGTGTTCAGGCAACGTGCAGGACGGATGCAGACTGCGCGGGTGGCGCGCTCTGTGTGCAGACCTCGCTGCAGAAGTGCGGACCCTGGGGCTACGCCTGTCAAACGCCCAACGACGCGTGCACCGAGGACGCCGACTGTGATCCGGGGCAACTCTGCGCCATGGACGGAAACTCACGCAAGTGCCTGCAAAACGACTGCCCGGTGGCGGGACGCCCCTTCTTCGTCGAGGCCGAAGCGCGGGTTGCCGCGGTCGAGCCTCGCGAAGACTGGTCGCGGCCCCTGACGGATCTCGCGCTGCCTGTCGCCGAGGCGGATCGTCACGCGCTCGCCGCGCACTGGGCTCGCGTTGGCCAGATGGAACACGCTTCCGTCGCGGCCTTTGCGCGCTTCGCGCTGCAACTCTTGGCCTTGGGTGCACCCGCGGAACTGGCGATCGACACACAGCAGGCCATGGCCGACGAAATCCGCCACGCCGAGGCGTGCTTCGGACTGGCGTCTGCCTACGCCCAACGCGCGCTGGGTCCGGGGACCCTGAACGTGGACGATGCGCTGATGCCGACCGACGCCGCAGCCATCGTGCGCCTGACCTTCCGCGAGGGCTGCGTGGGTGAAAGCGCAGCTGCCCACGAAGTGCGGGAAGCAGCGGCGCAGTCCGAGGATCCGGCGCTCCGGGCGATGCTGGAGGGCATTGCTGCCGATGAGGAACGCCACGCGCTGCTCGCGTGGCGCTTCGTCAAGTGGGCGCTGGTTCGCTTCGGTGCGCCCGTGCGCGCCGCCGTCGAAGCGGAAGTTCGCGGTTTGCAGGGCGAAGCCGAGCAGCGGCCGGGGCAAGACCCGCTCGCCGCGCACGGGGTGCTGAGCGAAGACACGCGGCTATTCCTTCGCCAGCAAGCGGTGCGAGAGTTGGTGCTCCCCTGCGCCGCAGCGCTCTTGGCGGACGCGGGTGAGACCGTAGCGCGCGTGTGA
- the queA gene encoding tRNA preQ1(34) S-adenosylmethionine ribosyltransferase-isomerase QueA — protein sequence MQTAALDYALPPELIAQHPPDERDAGRLLCLEGDALAHRAVAEWPLLLPQGALVVLNDTRVLRARLIGNRPSGGRVEVLLVRELSRQGAAATWAAMARPLKRLRAGDELQFGVLSATVLERLDAHHLALRLETSAPNLEAALEQVGHVPLPPYMTRADEPADRERYQTVFAKHSGSVAAPTAGLHLSQRLLARLPARGIATAQVTLHVGPGTFRPVDTDDLDSHPMHEERYHIGQDVADAIADARARGAPVIAVGTTVVRALESGAAPELPGGLRVGGGTTRLLIQPGYRFRVVDGLLTNFHMPRSTLLALVAAFAGLERVLAAYRAAVEARYRFLSYGDAMWIPERSS from the coding sequence ATGCAGACCGCGGCCCTCGACTACGCTCTGCCCCCGGAGCTCATAGCGCAACATCCGCCCGACGAGCGCGATGCGGGGAGGCTACTGTGCCTGGAGGGGGACGCCCTGGCGCACCGCGCGGTGGCGGAGTGGCCCCTGCTCTTGCCGCAAGGCGCGCTGGTGGTGCTCAACGATACGCGCGTGCTCCGCGCGAGATTGATCGGCAACCGACCGAGCGGCGGTCGCGTGGAGGTGCTGCTCGTGCGTGAGCTTTCGCGGCAGGGCGCAGCAGCGACGTGGGCAGCCATGGCCCGTCCCTTGAAGCGGCTTCGCGCCGGAGACGAGTTGCAGTTCGGCGTCCTCTCCGCGACCGTCCTGGAGCGCTTGGACGCCCACCACCTCGCGCTGCGCTTGGAAACCTCGGCGCCAAACCTCGAAGCGGCGCTGGAGCAAGTTGGCCACGTGCCACTGCCGCCCTACATGACACGAGCGGACGAGCCCGCAGACCGCGAGCGCTACCAGACGGTGTTCGCCAAGCACTCGGGTTCCGTCGCCGCGCCGACGGCCGGTCTGCACTTGAGTCAGCGCCTCCTGGCCCGGTTGCCGGCGCGCGGCATAGCCACCGCGCAGGTGACACTCCACGTCGGGCCAGGCACCTTTCGTCCCGTGGATACGGACGACCTCGACTCCCACCCCATGCACGAGGAGCGCTATCACATCGGCCAGGACGTCGCCGACGCCATTGCCGACGCCCGCGCGCGTGGAGCACCGGTGATCGCAGTCGGCACCACGGTGGTGCGCGCCCTCGAATCTGGAGCGGCGCCCGAACTTCCTGGGGGACTGCGAGTGGGCGGCGGCACGACGCGTCTGTTGATTCAACCCGGCTATCGCTTTCGCGTGGTCGACGGCCTGCTCACCAACTTCCACATGCCCCGGAGCACCCTCTTGGCGTTGGTCGCCGCCTTCGCTGGCCTCGAGCGCGTACTCGCCGCCTACCGTGCCGCCGTCGAAGCGCGCTATCGCTTTCTATCCTACGGCGACGCCATGTGGATCCCGGAGCGATCGTCATGA
- a CDS encoding serine/threonine-protein kinase has translation MSLGPCSRVADAGTKSVQSIGLSTPPEELKRGTRLGRYELLLRIGRGGMATVWVARERGPTREQDRLVAVKAILSDLATDQEFVKMFLDEGRIVRMIRHPNVVDVYEAGEDQGVMYMSMEWVEGETLHATIAEAARRRPVPWEMGVRIIADAAAGLHAAHELRDEKGALMNVVHRDVSPHNILIGVDGAIKLVDFGVARAMGRISEVTSAGQLKGKFGYMSPEQAMAKKTDRRADVFALGIVLYELSTGRRLFRGEHDAETLHLVVSGEIPPPSSFDPRYPKALEKIVMRALERDLDKRFQTALELQGELESFLKAEHVVVPRAGVANLLRKVLGERLDQRRKAIRAALRALDGDAPMGSNVPPSDPLAAPPPSAEHASVSNVTNPSGIGGPPSSPSGISQPSSPSGISQPSAVSTSGTRPAGLGMYDGAHSPSQLSSPSQLSHPSALTHGAYSHGGYTPSPTIVVKRSGLLGYIIGVLGLAVALAVVLYFLINPARKTTIVNVAASALPPPTAAPVVTQPPVATAEPSAAASIAPAPQESAKAKVAPRVWRTAPAPKPPPTPTAAPPRKNPYE, from the coding sequence ATGAGCCTTGGACCCTGTTCGCGAGTCGCGGACGCGGGGACCAAGAGCGTGCAATCCATCGGCCTATCCACTCCTCCGGAGGAGCTCAAGCGCGGTACACGCCTCGGCAGGTACGAGCTACTGCTGCGCATCGGGCGCGGGGGCATGGCTACGGTTTGGGTGGCGCGGGAGCGCGGACCGACTCGTGAGCAAGATCGACTCGTTGCCGTCAAGGCGATCCTGAGCGATCTGGCGACGGATCAGGAGTTCGTGAAGATGTTCCTCGACGAGGGGCGCATCGTTCGCATGATTCGCCATCCCAACGTGGTCGACGTCTACGAGGCGGGCGAGGACCAGGGCGTGATGTACATGAGCATGGAGTGGGTGGAAGGGGAGACCCTGCACGCCACCATTGCCGAAGCGGCGCGCCGCCGTCCCGTGCCCTGGGAGATGGGAGTTCGCATCATCGCCGACGCCGCTGCGGGGCTGCATGCGGCTCACGAGCTACGCGATGAAAAGGGTGCGCTGATGAACGTCGTCCATCGCGACGTGTCGCCGCACAACATCCTGATTGGCGTCGACGGAGCGATCAAGCTGGTGGACTTCGGTGTCGCGCGCGCCATGGGTCGCATCTCCGAGGTCACCAGCGCTGGGCAGCTGAAGGGCAAATTCGGCTACATGTCGCCGGAACAGGCGATGGCCAAGAAGACGGATCGGCGGGCCGACGTCTTCGCCTTGGGCATCGTGCTCTACGAGCTTTCCACCGGGCGTCGCTTGTTCCGCGGCGAACACGACGCCGAAACCCTTCACCTCGTCGTTTCCGGGGAAATCCCCCCGCCCAGCAGTTTCGATCCCCGCTACCCCAAGGCCCTCGAAAAGATCGTGATGCGGGCGCTGGAGCGGGATCTAGACAAGCGATTCCAAACCGCGTTGGAGCTACAGGGCGAGCTCGAGTCCTTCCTCAAGGCCGAGCACGTCGTCGTGCCCCGCGCCGGCGTGGCCAACCTTCTGCGCAAGGTACTGGGCGAGCGTTTGGACCAGCGGCGCAAAGCCATTCGCGCGGCGCTGCGTGCGCTCGATGGTGACGCACCCATGGGCAGCAACGTGCCCCCGAGTGATCCCTTGGCGGCGCCACCGCCTAGTGCCGAGCACGCGAGCGTCAGCAACGTGACGAACCCGAGCGGCATCGGTGGACCTCCGTCGTCGCCAAGCGGCATCTCGCAACCATCCTCGCCAAGTGGAATATCGCAACCGTCGGCGGTGAGCACCAGCGGGACACGCCCTGCGGGCCTCGGCATGTACGATGGCGCGCATTCGCCCTCCCAGCTCTCGAGCCCGTCCCAGCTGTCACATCCCTCCGCGCTGACCCATGGGGCCTACAGTCACGGCGGCTACACGCCCAGTCCGACCATCGTGGTCAAACGCAGCGGCTTGCTGGGCTACATCATCGGCGTTTTGGGTTTGGCCGTCGCGTTGGCCGTCGTGCTCTACTTCCTGATCAATCCTGCGCGCAAGACGACGATCGTGAACGTCGCCGCAAGCGCTCTTCCGCCGCCCACCGCAGCCCCTGTGGTGACACAGCCGCCGGTCGCGACCGCGGAGCCCTCGGCGGCAGCCTCCATCGCGCCGGCCCCGCAGGAATCCGCCAAGGCCAAGGTCGCGCCCCGCGTGTGGCGAACTGCGCCCGCGCCGAAGCCTCCACCCACGCCCACCGCCGCGCCGCCGCGCAAAAATCCGTACGAATGA
- a CDS encoding putative zinc-binding metallopeptidase — translation MPARSGPKTGRQPSWVRLNDDELLKLRFCDLKLDLNESPLSERVQRLHDELEARGIRFKPHCWLSSEWFSPDGVPGVAIPFYLAHPRLAALEERQILDVEGGNPRWCMQLLRHEAGHALDTAFRIHRKKKWRDVFGSYSAPYSKFYQPKPYSKSYVLHLDMWYAQSHPAEDWAETFAVWLDPASRWRKRYRGWRAFKKLQYVDELMRELAGTTALVRCRERVESLSTLKTTLREHYDQKKARYGLEHPSFYDRDLRRLFPPVEEGQPSRSAAAFLRRIRPELRRRIARWTGEYQYTIDQLFGEMIYRCEELDIRHTRDDDEAKQDALMMLTVQTMNYLHAGHHRLAR, via the coding sequence ATGCCTGCCCGGTCCGGCCCAAAGACGGGGCGCCAGCCGAGCTGGGTTCGCCTCAACGACGACGAACTGTTGAAACTGCGCTTTTGTGATCTGAAGCTCGACTTGAACGAGAGCCCGCTGTCAGAGCGCGTGCAGCGGTTGCACGACGAACTCGAGGCACGTGGGATTCGCTTCAAACCACACTGTTGGCTCAGTAGTGAGTGGTTTTCGCCCGACGGGGTTCCGGGCGTCGCGATCCCCTTTTACCTCGCCCACCCGCGCCTCGCCGCCCTGGAAGAGCGGCAGATCCTGGACGTGGAAGGTGGCAATCCGCGCTGGTGCATGCAGCTGCTGCGACACGAAGCGGGGCACGCCCTCGACACTGCCTTTCGCATCCATCGCAAGAAGAAGTGGCGGGACGTTTTCGGTTCTTACTCGGCGCCCTACTCCAAGTTCTATCAACCCAAGCCCTACAGCAAGAGCTACGTGCTGCATTTGGACATGTGGTATGCGCAAAGCCACCCGGCTGAGGATTGGGCCGAGACCTTCGCGGTGTGGCTGGATCCCGCGTCACGTTGGCGCAAACGCTATCGCGGCTGGCGTGCGTTCAAGAAGCTGCAGTACGTCGACGAGCTGATGCGCGAGCTGGCCGGGACCACCGCCCTCGTGCGCTGTCGTGAACGCGTCGAGTCTCTCTCCACTCTCAAGACGACCCTGCGCGAACACTACGACCAGAAGAAGGCGCGCTACGGGCTGGAGCACCCCAGCTTCTACGACCGCGACCTGCGACGGCTGTTTCCGCCCGTGGAGGAAGGACAGCCGAGCCGTTCCGCCGCCGCCTTCCTGCGCAGAATCCGCCCCGAGCTGCGCCGGCGCATCGCCCGCTGGACGGGCGAGTATCAGTACACCATCGATCAGCTGTTCGGAGAGATGATCTACCGCTGCGAGGAGCTGGACATCCGGCACACGCGCGACGACGACGAAGCCAAACAAGACGCACTGATGATGCTGACGGTGCAGACCATGAACTACCTCCACGCGGGGCACCACCGGCTGGCGCGATGA